In Paenibacillus sp. 1781tsa1, one DNA window encodes the following:
- a CDS encoding ABC transporter substrate-binding protein, giving the protein MSRRLKGLAILLLMVCMMLAACSGGTTEENATAGTAGATTEGAASTTEDAEDASGTKVVQDQFGEVTIPANPQNLIVFDSIYAEYLIEMGVTPQMVLLTPEVEAEYRPAYFKEHGVQVIEVEQYQYNYEQLLALSPDMILTAGEGMEQGVYDELSKIAPTVALDANSEMKRAMPKLAAIFDKTEESAKILAEFDEKASQAKEKIAAALGDKTVLVLRVEHNRYRFMGPKGGSSSVFFYDILGLNSPEAIKDSTDWFSQFSLEFLPEMNPDYIFLEDRTLVGYDTKKSMEDLKASQVWSNLEAVKNDHVFPLKTSQFVSGVGPIGSVKLMDYVVEKLVP; this is encoded by the coding sequence ATGTCACGAAGATTGAAAGGGTTAGCCATCCTGCTGTTGATGGTCTGTATGATGCTGGCCGCATGTTCCGGTGGAACTACTGAAGAGAACGCTACAGCTGGAACAGCTGGTGCTACAACTGAAGGAGCAGCAAGTACAACAGAGGATGCAGAGGATGCGAGCGGAACTAAAGTGGTTCAGGATCAGTTTGGAGAAGTTACGATTCCTGCCAATCCTCAAAATTTAATTGTGTTTGATTCGATCTATGCCGAGTATCTGATTGAGATGGGGGTTACACCCCAAATGGTTTTGTTAACTCCCGAAGTTGAAGCGGAATACCGTCCTGCTTATTTTAAAGAACATGGCGTTCAGGTCATCGAAGTGGAGCAATACCAATATAACTATGAGCAGTTGCTGGCGTTGTCACCGGATATGATTCTTACAGCTGGTGAAGGTATGGAACAGGGCGTATATGACGAGTTATCCAAAATTGCTCCAACGGTGGCACTGGATGCCAACAGTGAAATGAAACGTGCCATGCCGAAGTTGGCTGCCATATTCGATAAAACCGAAGAATCTGCCAAAATACTGGCTGAATTCGACGAGAAAGCCTCACAAGCGAAAGAGAAAATTGCGGCAGCCCTGGGAGACAAGACCGTATTGGTTCTCCGGGTGGAGCACAATCGTTACCGTTTCATGGGTCCTAAAGGAGGAAGCAGCAGTGTTTTCTTCTATGACATCCTGGGTCTGAATAGTCCTGAAGCTATTAAAGATTCTACAGATTGGTTTAGCCAGTTCTCACTGGAATTCTTGCCTGAGATGAATCCGGATTATATTTTTCTTGAAGACAGAACCCTCGTAGGTTATGACACGAAGAAATCTATGGAAGATCTAAAAGCAAGCCAGGTGTGGTCGAATCTGGAGGCTGTGAAGAATGATCATGTCTTTCCATTGAAGACAAGTCAATTCGTATCCGGTGTGGGTCCGATAGGCTCTGTAAAACTGATGGACTATGTTGTTGAAAAGTTGGTGCCATAG
- a CDS encoding helix-turn-helix domain-containing protein, with protein MSDNMEWIAQWKSTKALTNAWITKGELHHFPSHTLIFIIDGKAIWNMNGHRVHVSFGELIALEENSVMEVIEGGNLDLAGWHVQFDTYSVLHDRREAEKFQWRLPSGEAYQKVQLSGGALASIIQHWSEVHTEDQIAGRVGHQHLLYELLSNLYRTQPDNELKPEHGILRSIDYMQQHYDQVITRTQLAQIAGISPWHYSRKFSERYGKPPLDYLAHYRIYRAQEELLLTTATSQDIAKKSGFDDAHYFSRRFKQLTGVSPKNYRQTMTQRKIVSLSPICGEIMIHLGVIPHAVVVTPILLSPHHREQFTAHGVEMLEVTQYEVEIDLVRQIQPEMLIGNVLTEEVKKELRTIAPILTGLHQDVEPMLDQLAGWFLKEEEAHRLHQQMKHEVIVAKRQLQPIIQSASTVMLLRVEAFGYRYLGGHSHGVSHLLYEQLGLALPQALDSGAAWFNPCSLELLTQANPDYLFVEKRIMQHFSAEENMRKLWDSPQWNDLKAVKNNRVLYVDTNLWVDGHGITGHTLILNQIISHLTESHHERAQ; from the coding sequence ATGTCTGACAACATGGAATGGATCGCTCAGTGGAAGTCAACAAAGGCATTAACCAATGCATGGATAACGAAAGGAGAACTGCATCACTTCCCCAGTCACACCTTGATATTTATTATTGATGGAAAAGCGATCTGGAATATGAATGGACACCGAGTTCACGTTTCCTTTGGAGAATTAATTGCGCTTGAAGAGAACTCCGTAATGGAGGTCATTGAAGGTGGTAACCTGGATCTGGCAGGCTGGCATGTTCAGTTCGATACATATTCGGTGCTGCATGATCGACGGGAAGCTGAAAAATTCCAATGGCGGTTACCGTCCGGAGAGGCGTATCAGAAAGTGCAGCTGTCGGGTGGAGCTCTGGCAAGTATCATTCAGCATTGGAGTGAAGTGCATACAGAGGATCAGATTGCAGGAAGGGTTGGTCATCAGCATTTGTTATATGAGTTGTTAAGTAATCTATATCGGACACAGCCGGATAACGAGTTGAAGCCAGAACACGGTATACTTCGCTCCATTGACTACATGCAGCAGCATTATGATCAGGTGATTACACGTACGCAGTTAGCTCAGATTGCAGGTATTAGTCCCTGGCATTATTCCCGCAAATTTAGTGAACGATATGGTAAGCCACCTCTGGATTATCTGGCACACTACCGGATCTATCGCGCGCAGGAAGAACTGTTATTAACTACAGCAACCTCTCAGGATATTGCCAAGAAGTCTGGATTTGATGATGCTCATTATTTCAGCCGGCGCTTCAAACAATTGACTGGCGTATCACCTAAAAATTATAGGCAGACGATGACGCAGCGAAAGATCGTGTCACTGTCTCCCATCTGTGGCGAAATCATGATTCATCTGGGTGTCATTCCCCATGCCGTTGTGGTCACACCGATCCTGTTGTCTCCACATCACCGTGAACAATTTACTGCGCATGGAGTAGAGATGCTGGAGGTAACACAGTATGAGGTGGAGATAGATCTTGTCCGACAAATTCAACCGGAGATGTTGATTGGAAACGTATTGACGGAAGAGGTCAAAAAAGAGCTGCGCACAATTGCACCGATTCTAACCGGCCTTCATCAAGATGTGGAACCCATGCTCGATCAGTTGGCAGGCTGGTTTCTCAAAGAAGAAGAGGCCCACAGACTGCATCAGCAGATGAAACACGAGGTTATTGTAGCGAAGCGACAGTTGCAACCCATCATTCAATCCGCATCCACAGTTATGCTGCTAAGGGTAGAAGCATTTGGTTATCGATATCTGGGTGGGCATTCCCACGGGGTATCACACTTGTTATATGAACAGCTTGGATTGGCACTGCCGCAAGCACTGGATTCAGGTGCAGCCTGGTTTAATCCTTGTTCGCTTGAACTGCTCACACAAGCCAATCCCGACTACCTCTTTGTGGAGAAGCGGATTATGCAACACTTCAGTGCTGAAGAGAATATGAGGAAACTATGGGATAGTCCGCAATGGAATGACCTGAAGGCTGTGAAAAATAATCGGGTATTATACGTGGATACTAACCTGTGGGTGGACGGTCACGGAATTACGGGACATACGTTGATTCTAAATCAGATCATTAGCCATCTTACGGAGTCTCATCATGAGAGAGCACAATAA